The Kogia breviceps isolate mKogBre1 chromosome 4, mKogBre1 haplotype 1, whole genome shotgun sequence genome window below encodes:
- the LOC136794132 gene encoding uncharacterized protein encodes MCPFTVAFLLLSFQAVPERRLETFLPRPSQLRSNQPATRTHPPPTPIPPRASIPVPESPFPPQTSYRPTPRPPGLARAAAPSPSPPLPTCWEPGWRRDPRTGQAHRSRLAAFPSRPGRPQAEEARARPPAAHRPGLCPAPGRWAAARAPRRPRPPPGQLPSSPPHPDPPADPFLTGGRAGFAGRREPTRSAASPVPGPAVSAAESPRAPGVSGSAKARSNESSSSPRPRARSRSRRLSAPGSRHDAERASATVSVVGAAAAAAAAAAAAAAAAAAATEVAVASASRAT; translated from the exons ATGTGTCCTTTCACAG TCGCTTTCCTCCTACTAAGTTTTCAAGCGGTTCCCGAAAGGAGGTTGGAAACCTTCCTCCCCCGTCCGTCGCAGCTTCGCTCCAATCAGCCTGCCACCCGGACgcacccgccccccacccccatccctcccagGGCCTCCATCCCGGTCCCGGAGTCTCCCTTCCCGCCTCAAACTTCCTACAGACCCACCCCGCGCCCTCCCGGGCTCGCCCGggctgctgccccctccccctccccgccgctCCCCACGTGCTGGGAGCCCGGGTGGCGGCGGGACCCACGCACCGGCCAAGCGCACCGCTCGCGTCTCGCAGCTTTCCCCTCGCGGCCCGGCCGGCCCCAGGCCGAGGAAGCTCGGGCTCGACCGCCAGCTGCAC ACCGCCCCGGCCTATGCCCGGCGCCCGGCCGCTGGGCCGCCGCCCGGGCACCGCGCCGCCCCCGCCCTCCGCCTGGCCAGCTCCCGTCCTCCCCGCCACATCCTGACCCGCCCGCCGACCCCTTTCTTACCGGCGGGCGTGCAGGCTTCGCGGGGCGGAGAGAGCCAACTCGATCGGCGGCCTCCCCTGTGCCCGGGCCCGCAGTCTCCGCCGCCGAGAGTCCTCGGGCTCCGGGCGTTTCGGG GTcagcaaaagcaagaagtaaCGAGTCGTCGTCTTCACCGCGGCCGCGCGCGCGCTCCCGCTCCCGCCGCTTATCGGCTCCCGGCAGCCGCCATGACGCCGAGAGAGCGAGCGCAACCGTCTCCGTCGtaggcgccgccgccgccgccgccgccgccgccgccgccgccgccgccgccgccgccgccgccacagaGGTAGCCGTCGCCTCCGCCTCCCGCGCGACGTAA